The following are encoded together in the Capsulimonas corticalis genome:
- a CDS encoding polyprenol monophosphomannose synthase: MNAVVVIPTYNEADNLEKLAALVFSHAPEVHILVVDDNSPDGTGAIADRLAAEHAGKIHVLHRTAKEGLGRAYIAGFQWALERGYEAMIEMDADFSHDPLYLASMLEAGEEADVVVGSRYLNGISVINWPLRRILLSWGANKYVRTVTRLPVNDCTSGYRLYRRRVLERVQLNSVKSNGYSFQVEMTFRAFIAGFQITEVPIIFVERRAGQSKMSKQVIWESMQIPLKLRLRERKMRQQLNPTGVVSAAR, from the coding sequence ATGAATGCAGTTGTCGTAATACCCACCTACAACGAAGCGGACAACCTCGAAAAGCTGGCCGCGCTCGTTTTCAGTCACGCTCCCGAGGTCCATATCCTGGTCGTCGACGATAACTCGCCCGACGGCACCGGCGCCATCGCCGACCGCCTCGCGGCCGAGCACGCCGGCAAGATCCACGTCCTGCACCGCACCGCAAAAGAGGGCCTCGGCCGCGCCTACATCGCCGGCTTCCAGTGGGCTCTTGAACGCGGCTACGAGGCGATGATCGAAATGGACGCCGATTTCTCGCACGACCCGCTCTACCTCGCCTCGATGCTCGAAGCCGGCGAGGAAGCCGACGTCGTCGTCGGCTCACGGTACCTCAACGGAATCTCCGTCATCAACTGGCCCCTCCGCCGCATATTATTGTCCTGGGGCGCCAACAAATACGTCCGCACCGTCACCCGCCTCCCCGTCAACGACTGCACCAGCGGCTACCGCCTCTACCGCCGCCGCGTTCTGGAGCGGGTCCAGCTAAACTCCGTCAAATCCAACGGCTACTCGTTCCAGGTCGAGATGACCTTCCGCGCTTTCATCGCCGGCTTCCAGATCACAGAAGTCCCCATCATCTTCGTCGAACGCCGCGCCGGCCAGTCAAAGATGTCCAAGCAAGTCATTTGGGAGTCAATGCAGATCCCATTGAAATTGAGACTGCGGGAACGAAAGATGCGCCAGCAGTTGAATCCGACGGGGGTCGTGTCGGCGGCGCGGTGA
- a CDS encoding ATP-binding protein — protein sequence MPFGRKVANRILLATVTPLLVMFACGLGVAYFSGLEQHIIRYVVLQLLVLAPAFVLVCLMTRRFAVRLANLRRSAERIEHGDFAARLSTQSEGDELSDLAGAFNRMADVITAREASLREQNHILATLNHRMESVLNATNDGIAMLDRNDRFTLVNRRFCELLGARADQLLHQTAAQALEEMPPAGTPDARELFHKVIEITRQEPEGVVGVSEHTVEMRAPERRFVQVYTAPVLTDEEGEWVGRILALRDVTRENELDQMKTDFISVVSHELRTPLTSIRGYTDLLLSGASGEVSELQQEFLGIIQASTSRLSNLINDILDISRIESGRIKLRLEPINYHTIVADVLRLMKAAADEKEITFDASLPEQLPVVRGDADKVTQVLTNLVSNAIKYTPSGGWVKLMVDVTDDNQVCTCVQDSGIGITREDQKKLFQKFFRADNSSTREAGGTGLGLVIAKTIVELLGGAIWVESAPERGSRFYFTLPISVESGADPASDQVVLPDRGIGLVLLIDDDPYMRGLVQHQLHRRGYGVIVSASVPEALQKARQHKPNAILLNFMIADLDGLRILAALKEDPATESIPLIMVSVASDPARGILSLGTFSLLRHPGDDYRLARVVQDVAEHITRGGLEPAMALLITPEEGGCFGGEREEVLARTDSTLADAGITLQAVANASEALTLAITESAVVILIDMDLPADQMEQLITALKVEEEAARIPIVFLSNDLSDRGVRRMTGLQSTDANAVLDYLCEQVKDAVEKPTIGLHPVNASFA from the coding sequence ATGCCTTTCGGACGCAAAGTCGCTAACAGAATTCTGCTCGCCACGGTCACCCCGCTGCTCGTCATGTTCGCGTGCGGACTGGGGGTCGCCTATTTTTCCGGGCTGGAACAGCATATTATACGCTATGTCGTGCTCCAACTGCTTGTGCTGGCGCCGGCTTTTGTGCTTGTCTGCTTGATGACCCGCCGATTCGCGGTCCGATTGGCGAATTTGCGGCGCAGCGCGGAGCGAATCGAACACGGCGACTTCGCCGCGCGGCTCTCCACGCAGTCCGAAGGCGATGAACTGTCCGATCTCGCCGGCGCGTTCAACCGGATGGCCGACGTGATCACCGCCCGCGAGGCGTCGCTGCGCGAGCAGAACCATATCCTCGCGACGCTCAACCATCGCATGGAATCGGTGCTGAACGCGACCAACGACGGAATCGCGATGCTGGATCGCAACGATCGCTTCACGCTGGTCAACCGCCGGTTCTGCGAGCTTCTGGGAGCCCGCGCCGATCAGCTCCTCCATCAAACGGCGGCGCAGGCGCTGGAGGAGATGCCGCCAGCTGGAACGCCCGACGCCCGCGAGCTGTTCCATAAGGTAATCGAAATCACCCGGCAGGAGCCGGAAGGCGTGGTTGGCGTCTCCGAACACACCGTCGAAATGCGCGCGCCCGAGCGCCGTTTCGTCCAGGTCTACACCGCGCCCGTCCTGACCGACGAGGAAGGCGAGTGGGTGGGGCGCATCCTCGCGCTGCGGGATGTGACCCGCGAGAACGAGCTGGACCAGATGAAGACGGACTTTATCTCCGTCGTCTCCCACGAGCTGCGCACGCCGCTGACGAGCATTCGCGGCTACACCGATCTGCTGCTGTCGGGCGCGAGCGGCGAAGTGTCCGAGCTTCAGCAGGAGTTTTTAGGGATCATCCAGGCTAGCACCAGCCGGCTTTCGAACCTTATCAACGATATTCTCGACATCTCGCGCATTGAGTCCGGACGCATCAAGCTGCGGCTGGAGCCGATCAACTATCATACCATTGTTGCCGACGTTTTGCGGCTGATGAAGGCGGCGGCGGACGAAAAAGAGATCACATTCGACGCCAGCCTGCCCGAGCAGCTCCCGGTCGTAAGGGGCGATGCGGACAAAGTGACTCAGGTGCTGACCAATCTCGTCAGCAACGCCATCAAGTACACACCGTCGGGCGGCTGGGTCAAGCTGATGGTTGATGTCACCGACGACAATCAGGTCTGCACCTGCGTGCAGGACAGCGGCATCGGCATTACCCGCGAGGACCAGAAGAAGCTTTTCCAGAAATTCTTCCGGGCGGATAACTCCAGCACACGCGAGGCCGGCGGCACGGGGCTTGGTCTGGTGATCGCCAAGACGATCGTCGAGCTGCTGGGCGGCGCGATCTGGGTGGAAAGCGCGCCCGAGCGCGGCAGCCGGTTTTACTTCACGCTGCCCATCTCGGTGGAATCCGGCGCGGACCCGGCGTCGGACCAGGTGGTGCTTCCGGACCGCGGCATCGGACTGGTCTTGCTGATCGACGATGACCCGTATATGCGCGGCCTGGTCCAGCACCAGCTGCATCGGCGCGGCTACGGAGTGATCGTTTCCGCCAGCGTCCCGGAGGCGCTGCAAAAGGCGCGACAGCATAAGCCAAATGCGATTCTGCTGAACTTCATGATCGCGGATCTGGATGGACTGCGGATTTTGGCGGCTCTCAAGGAAGATCCGGCGACGGAAAGTATCCCATTGATCATGGTTTCCGTCGCCAGCGACCCCGCACGCGGTATACTGTCTTTAGGAACGTTTTCTTTGCTGCGTCATCCCGGCGACGATTACCGCCTGGCGCGCGTGGTGCAGGACGTGGCGGAGCACATCACGCGCGGCGGGCTGGAGCCGGCCATGGCGCTGCTTATCACTCCAGAAGAAGGCGGCTGTTTCGGCGGCGAGCGTGAGGAAGTGCTGGCGCGCACAGATAGCACCCTCGCCGATGCCGGGATTACACTGCAAGCCGTCGCGAACGCCTCCGAGGCGCTGACCCTGGCGATCACCGAATCCGCCGTCGTGATTTTGATCGACATGGATCTTCCCGCCGATCAGATGGAGCAGCTGATCACGGCGCTCAAGGTCGAGGAAGAAGCGGCGCGGATCCCGATCGTGTTTTTGTCGAACGATCTGTCGGATCGCGGCGTGCGCCGCATGACCGGCCTGCAATCGACGGATGCAAACGCGGTGTTGGATTATTTGTGCGAACAGGTCAAAGACGCGGTAGAGAAGCCCACGATCGGTCTTCATCCCGTCAACGCCTCTTTCGCTTAG
- a CDS encoding aspartate-semialdehyde dehydrogenase: MTQYNVAVVGAGAVGEEILRVLAEHHFPAKSIKVLARSARTLTVDGIDYQVEPTTAEAFDGVDIALFAGTEGEKGAAVTFGPDAAARGCVVIDNGADFRMRSDVPLVVPEVNAAALAEHKGIIANPNCSTAQLVLTLKPIHDAFKIKRVLISTYQAVSGAGGAAVNELQAQTTALGEGRQISSAGPAFPVQIAANVIPQIGGFDDAGYTSEEMKLVHETRKILGDDSIAITPMITARVPVFIGHSESVYIETEKPVTPDEARELWRNFPGLRVVDDIHSDDPSLRYPTPLAAAHKDTTYVGRVRQDLGNKNGLTFWVVSDNLRKGAATNAVQIAEALVERGWVKRGA, translated from the coding sequence ATGACTCAATACAATGTCGCCGTCGTCGGCGCGGGAGCCGTGGGCGAAGAGATTTTGCGTGTGCTGGCGGAGCATCACTTTCCGGCGAAATCCATCAAAGTGCTGGCGCGCAGCGCACGGACTTTGACCGTGGACGGAATCGATTATCAAGTCGAGCCGACCACCGCCGAAGCATTTGACGGCGTGGATATCGCTTTGTTCGCCGGCACCGAGGGCGAAAAGGGCGCCGCCGTGACATTTGGCCCCGACGCCGCCGCGCGCGGCTGCGTGGTGATCGATAACGGCGCGGACTTCCGGATGCGCTCCGATGTGCCGCTGGTCGTGCCGGAAGTGAACGCGGCCGCATTGGCCGAGCACAAGGGAATCATCGCGAACCCCAACTGCTCCACGGCGCAGTTGGTGCTGACGCTCAAGCCCATTCACGACGCGTTCAAAATCAAGCGTGTGCTGATCTCCACCTACCAGGCCGTTTCCGGCGCGGGCGGCGCGGCGGTCAATGAGCTGCAAGCGCAGACCACGGCTCTGGGCGAAGGCCGCCAGATCTCCTCGGCCGGTCCGGCGTTCCCGGTGCAGATCGCCGCGAATGTGATCCCGCAAATCGGCGGGTTTGACGACGCCGGCTACACCTCCGAAGAGATGAAGCTCGTGCATGAGACGCGCAAGATCCTGGGGGATGACTCCATTGCGATCACGCCGATGATCACCGCACGGGTTCCGGTCTTTATCGGCCACTCCGAGTCGGTTTACATCGAGACGGAAAAGCCCGTCACTCCGGACGAAGCGCGCGAACTGTGGCGCAATTTTCCCGGACTGCGCGTGGTGGACGATATCCATTCGGACGATCCGAGCCTGCGCTACCCGACTCCGCTTGCGGCGGCGCACAAAGACACGACATATGTCGGCCGCGTTCGCCAGGATTTGGGTAATAAGAATGGGCTGACCTTCTGGGTCGTCAGCGACAACCTGCGCAAGGGCGCCGCGACCAATGCGGTGCAGATCGCGGAAGCGCTCGTCGAGCGAGGCTGGGTAAAACGCGGCGCCTAA
- the dapA gene encoding 4-hydroxy-tetrahydrodipicolinate synthase: protein MSETQITPMFGRVATAMITPFHADGSLDLPGAERLANHLIDNGTDSLVVAGTTGESPTLTHSEKLELFRAVKNAVGGRAKVIAGVGSFNTQETVTLSREAEECGADALLVVAPYYNKPSQEGLYRHFEAVAAATPLPVMLYNIPGRTSVNIEPATIIRLAEIENIVAIKESPQQFDQVNQIVQNAPDDFLIYSGDDPLTLPMLAVGAVGVVSVTAHVIGRDLQKMISAYLQGDWSTAQRIHKSTLALTRALFCVPNPAPTKAALSILGVTSGETVRLPLVEAPDRERALIHAALKEYGLLRA, encoded by the coding sequence ATGTCCGAGACACAAATCACACCGATGTTCGGTCGCGTCGCGACCGCAATGATTACGCCGTTTCACGCCGATGGCTCGCTCGACCTGCCCGGCGCGGAGCGGCTCGCCAATCACCTCATTGACAATGGAACCGATAGCCTGGTTGTCGCCGGCACTACCGGCGAAAGCCCCACGCTCACGCATTCGGAGAAGCTGGAGCTGTTCCGCGCCGTGAAGAACGCGGTCGGCGGACGGGCGAAAGTGATCGCCGGCGTCGGCAGCTTCAACACGCAGGAGACGGTCACGCTGTCCCGCGAAGCCGAGGAGTGCGGCGCGGACGCGCTGCTGGTGGTCGCTCCCTACTATAACAAGCCCTCTCAAGAGGGGCTCTATCGGCACTTCGAGGCGGTCGCGGCGGCGACGCCCCTGCCGGTCATGCTCTATAACATTCCCGGACGCACGAGCGTCAATATCGAACCGGCGACGATTATCCGGCTGGCGGAGATCGAGAACATCGTGGCGATCAAAGAATCGCCCCAGCAGTTCGATCAAGTCAACCAGATCGTTCAGAACGCGCCGGACGATTTCCTGATCTACAGCGGCGACGATCCTCTGACACTGCCCATGCTCGCCGTCGGCGCGGTGGGAGTGGTCAGCGTCACCGCCCACGTCATCGGACGTGACCTGCAGAAGATGATCTCTGCATACCTCCAGGGCGACTGGTCGACCGCGCAGCGTATCCACAAGTCGACGCTGGCGCTCACCCGAGCCCTTTTCTGCGTCCCCAATCCCGCGCCCACCAAAGCCGCTCTCTCGATCCTTGGAGTAACCTCGGGAGAAACCGTACGGCTGCCTCTGGTGGAGGCGCCCGATCGGGAACGCGCACTGATCCATGCGGCCCTGAAGGAATACGGCCTTCTGCGCGCTTAA
- a CDS encoding ribonuclease J: protein MANKTPKTDTLQIIPLGGIGEIGKNMTAIRCGDQIVVIDCGLSFPGAEQLGVDLVIPDISYLLEHKEMVQGIILTHGHEDHIGALAFVLKELNVPVYGTRLTIGFTKGKLAEHRVLDKAKLHVFSANDKFRLGIFEIEPFRVAHSIPDAVGFAVHTPAGTLVHTGDFKFDQTPVDGQLFDIAKLTRIGQEGVLVLLSDCTNVERPGFVPSEATVAGALENIFRAAQRRVIMACFASNVHRVQTAIDMSVKYGRKVALMGRSMERNMEMAQQMGYLRVPEGTRIRADEIEDYFPQQVTVITTGSQGEPMAALSRMAVDDHRKIKIVPGDTVILAASAVPGNEDAVWRTVNHLFRRGAEVIYDSIAPVHVSGHGYAEELKLMLNLVDPQYVMPVHGEYRMLHRYAQIAGEMGWPQEDVIRGEIGDIIEVSEEVAGVVGRVEKSGAVLIDGTGIGDVSEIVLRDRLHIGQDGFLVLVVGVSAETGEIVSGPEVISRGFVYMDQSEALVEEIKTVIIEKIKNLPEEDNDWMVVQQDLRDAVGKFLYKKTQRRPMILPILLDL from the coding sequence ATGGCAAACAAAACACCTAAAACAGACACATTACAGATCATTCCGCTTGGCGGAATCGGCGAAATCGGCAAGAACATGACGGCCATTCGCTGCGGCGACCAGATCGTCGTCATCGACTGCGGTCTGTCGTTCCCCGGCGCCGAGCAGCTCGGCGTCGATCTCGTCATCCCGGACATTTCTTATCTCCTGGAGCATAAGGAGATGGTCCAGGGCATCATTTTGACCCACGGTCATGAAGACCACATCGGCGCATTGGCCTTCGTTCTGAAAGAACTCAACGTTCCCGTATACGGCACGCGCCTGACAATCGGTTTCACCAAGGGCAAGCTCGCCGAGCATCGCGTTCTGGACAAGGCCAAGCTGCATGTCTTCAGCGCGAATGACAAGTTCCGTCTCGGCATCTTCGAAATCGAGCCCTTCCGCGTCGCCCACTCGATCCCGGACGCCGTCGGCTTCGCCGTCCACACGCCCGCCGGCACGCTGGTGCATACCGGCGACTTCAAGTTCGATCAGACGCCCGTGGACGGCCAGCTCTTCGATATCGCCAAGCTGACGCGTATTGGCCAGGAAGGCGTTCTCGTTCTGCTGTCCGACTGTACGAATGTCGAGCGCCCGGGTTTCGTTCCGAGCGAAGCGACCGTCGCCGGCGCTCTGGAGAATATCTTCCGGGCGGCGCAGCGGCGCGTCATTATGGCGTGTTTCGCGTCCAACGTCCACCGTGTCCAGACCGCGATCGACATGTCCGTGAAGTACGGCCGCAAGGTCGCATTGATGGGCCGGTCGATGGAGCGCAACATGGAGATGGCGCAGCAGATGGGTTATCTGCGCGTTCCCGAAGGCACGCGCATCCGTGCGGACGAGATCGAAGATTACTTCCCGCAGCAGGTCACCGTCATCACTACGGGTTCGCAGGGCGAACCGATGGCGGCCCTGTCGCGCATGGCGGTGGATGACCATCGCAAGATCAAGATCGTCCCCGGAGACACCGTGATCCTAGCGGCCTCGGCCGTTCCCGGCAACGAGGACGCCGTCTGGCGCACCGTCAATCACCTGTTCCGTCGCGGCGCCGAAGTGATCTACGATTCGATCGCTCCGGTCCACGTCTCCGGCCACGGCTACGCCGAAGAGCTCAAGCTGATGCTGAACCTCGTCGATCCGCAGTACGTCATGCCGGTCCACGGCGAATATCGCATGCTTCATCGCTACGCGCAGATCGCGGGAGAGATGGGCTGGCCGCAGGAAGACGTCATTCGCGGCGAAATCGGCGACATCATTGAAGTCAGCGAAGAAGTCGCGGGCGTTGTCGGCCGCGTCGAGAAGTCCGGCGCGGTCCTGATCGACGGAACCGGCATCGGCGATGTCAGCGAGATCGTTCTGCGCGACCGCCTGCACATCGGCCAAGACGGGTTCCTTGTCCTCGTTGTCGGCGTCTCCGCCGAAACCGGCGAGATCGTCTCCGGCCCCGAAGTTATCTCACGCGGCTTCGTCTATATGGATCAGTCCGAAGCGCTCGTCGAAGAGATCAAGACGGTCATCATCGAGAAGATCAAGAATCTTCCCGAGGAAGACAACGACTGGATGGTTGTCCAGCAGGACCTGCGCGACGCAGTCGGCAAGTTCCTGTACAAGAAGACCCAGCGAAGACCGATGATCCTGCCGATCTTGCTGGATTTGTAG
- a CDS encoding Mrp/NBP35 family ATP-binding protein, whose amino-acid sequence MAVTEQEVLGQLRKVIDPDLHKDLVTLGMIKNVKIEGSHVSFTVELTTPACPLKEEIENMCREAVGEIAGVELVTIEMTANVRANVGKGVPTQQPLAGVKNIIAIASGKGGVGKSTVSANIACALAQMGAKVGLMDADIYGPSIPLIMGVEDEKPEVDEQKEKLIPIERYGVKIISMGFLQPSGSAVIWRGPMVAKAVQQFLRDVQWGEIDYLIVDLPPGTGDAQLTLAQAIPLSGAVVVMTPQDLAAAVAVKAVSMFKRLDVPILGIVENMSYFLCPTCNSRHHVFSHGGGEQAAEALDVPFFGGIPLAIDIGADADQGTPSVVLNPDGQYAQVFREVAERIAAQVSIRARSFIPLTMNA is encoded by the coding sequence ATGGCAGTAACAGAACAAGAAGTTCTGGGTCAGCTCCGCAAGGTGATTGACCCGGATTTACATAAAGACCTCGTGACGCTCGGCATGATCAAGAACGTGAAGATCGAAGGATCTCACGTTTCGTTCACGGTCGAGCTGACGACGCCGGCGTGTCCGCTGAAGGAAGAGATCGAGAACATGTGCCGCGAGGCCGTGGGCGAGATCGCAGGCGTCGAATTGGTCACGATCGAGATGACCGCAAATGTCCGCGCCAATGTCGGCAAGGGCGTTCCCACGCAGCAGCCGCTGGCGGGCGTCAAGAACATTATCGCTATCGCCTCCGGCAAGGGCGGCGTCGGCAAGAGCACGGTTTCGGCGAACATCGCCTGCGCGCTGGCGCAGATGGGCGCGAAGGTCGGCTTGATGGACGCCGATATCTACGGTCCATCGATTCCCTTGATTATGGGCGTCGAGGACGAGAAGCCGGAAGTCGACGAGCAGAAAGAAAAGCTCATTCCGATCGAGCGCTACGGCGTCAAGATCATTTCGATGGGCTTCCTTCAGCCGAGCGGCTCGGCCGTCATCTGGCGCGGCCCAATGGTCGCCAAGGCCGTGCAGCAGTTCCTGCGCGACGTGCAGTGGGGCGAGATCGATTATCTGATCGTCGACCTGCCGCCAGGCACCGGTGACGCGCAGCTAACGCTGGCGCAGGCGATCCCGCTGTCCGGCGCCGTCGTCGTGATGACGCCGCAGGATCTGGCGGCGGCTGTCGCGGTCAAGGCCGTCTCAATGTTCAAGCGTCTTGACGTCCCGATCCTCGGCATCGTTGAGAATATGTCCTACTTCCTGTGTCCGACATGCAACTCGCGCCACCATGTCTTCTCGCACGGCGGCGGGGAGCAGGCGGCGGAGGCGCTGGACGTGCCGTTCTTCGGAGGGATTCCGCTGGCGATCGATATCGGCGCGGACGCCGATCAGGGCACGCCGTCCGTCGTCCTCAATCCCGATGGGCAGTACGCGCAGGTCTTCCGCGAAGTCGCCGAGCGGATCGCGGCTCAGGTCAGCATCCGAGCGCGGTCCTTTATTCCGCTCACCATGAACGCATGA